A genome region from Hevea brasiliensis isolate MT/VB/25A 57/8 chromosome 9, ASM3005281v1, whole genome shotgun sequence includes the following:
- the LOC110642446 gene encoding wall-associated receptor kinase-like 8 produces the protein MAVKLVLFILLLPWLIKASSPTSSSMARPGCPDKCGNVTIPYPFGIGAGCYMDPGFEVFCNKSSLSHKPYIRSINLELLEVSLEGTVRVNNPVLSSNCQDKAPTADVSLSGSPFSFSRARNMFTALGCDNLALIYGQDMVIGGCLSICSVTVYEPSCNGINCCQITIPADIKFINATFSSISASQDHEKCRVGFMVEDGRFNYSSLIYGYSAWDYVPVVLEWVINNGICRDSSQRNSTGGNSTELCVTNASCSNKIGKYYGCSCDEGYKGNPYISCQDINECDDPSLNRCTGVSKCENTAGSYNCLPMGDYRYSTTSRIVSYLNHLCTGISSGLGLLFLIVGSWWLYKVLKRRKDFNRRQKFFRRNGGLLLEQQLSSSESSVEKTMFTSKELDKATDHYNENRILGQGGQGTVYKGMLSDGKLVAIKKSKLVDASKLEQFINEVVILSQINHRNVVKLLGCCLETEVPLLVYEFIPNGTLFQHLHDPNEEFPITWEMRLRIAAEVAGALSYLHSAASMPIYHRDIKSSNILLDIKYRAKVSDFGTSKSIAIDQTHVTTRVQGTFGYLDPEYFQSSQFTEKSDVYSFGVVLVELLTGQKPISWMRSVEERSLVTYFLLSMEQNRLFEILDARVLKEGGKEEIIAVAKLAKRCLNLNGKKRPTMKAIVMELEGIRASHGTCSITEHDDEYEEIDFSQGDYTAQWDVASSSTVSLGNSSAPVTSDGQPLLSSS, from the exons ATGGCTGTCAAATTGGTGCTCTTCATCCTATTGTTACCATGGCTCATCAAAGCATCATCACCAACATCGTCCTCTATGGCAAGGCCTGGATGTCCAGACAAGTGTGGAAACGTTACAATTCCATACCCATTTGGAATTGGAGCAGGCTGTTACATGGATCCAGGGTTTGAAGTATTCTGCAACAAATCTTCTCTCTCTCATAAACCTTACATACGTAGCATCAACCTGGAACTGCTGGAAGTTTCACTGGAAGGCACTGTTCGTGTCAACAATCCTGTGCTCTCTTCTAATTGTCAGGACAAAGCTCCTACTGCAGACGTAAGCTTATCAGGCAGCCCCTTTTCGTTTTCACGTGCTCGCAACATGTTCACAGCCCTGGGATGTGACAATCTTGCCTTGATTTACGGGCAAGACATGGTTATTGGTGGTTGCCTGTCAATTTGCAGTGTAACTGTCTACGAACCAAGCTGCAATGGGATAAATTGTTGTCAGATCACAATCCCAGCTGACATCAAGTTCATTAATGCGACGTTTAGCAGTATCTCTGCTTCTCAGGATCATGAGAAATGCAGGGTTGGCTTTATGGTTGAGGACGGCCGGTTCAATTATTCCAGTTTGATATATGGATATAGCGCCTGGGATTATGTTCCGGTTGTGTTGGAGTGGGTGATTAATAATGGGATTTGCAGGGATTCGTCTCAAAGAAACTCTACTGGGGGAAATTCAACCGAACTCTGTGTTACCAATGCTTCCTGTTCGAATAAAATTGGCAAATATTACGGATGTTCTTGCGATGAGGGCTATAAAGGAAATCCATACATTTCTTGTCAAG ATATCAATGAATGTGATGATCCAAGTCTAAATAGGTGCACAGGTGTATCAAAATGTGAAAACACAGCAGGAAGCTACAATTGCCTACCAATGGGCGACTATCGCTATTCCACA ACTTCGAGAATAGTTTCATATCTCAATCATCTCTGTACAGGTATAAGTTCTGGTCTTGGGCTACTTTTCCTGATAGTTGGCTCATGGTGGCTATACAAGGTATTAAAAAGGCGAAAAGATTTCAATCGCAGGCAAAAGTTCTTTAGAAGGAACGGTGGTCTACTTCTGGAACAACAACTATCTTCGTCTGAAAGTAGTGTCGAAAAAACAATGTTTACCTCGAAGGAGCTAGACAAGGCCACAGACCATTATAACGAGAATCGAATCCTTGGCCAAGGAGGCCAAGGCACAGTATATAAAGGGATGTTGTCTGATGGAAAGCTGGTTGCAATTAAAAAATCAAAACTAGTGGACGCCAGTAAACTTGAGCAGTTTATCAATGAAGTGGTGATTCTGTCACAGATTAACCACAGAAATGTTGTTAAGCTCCTAGGCTGTTGCTTGGAGACAGAAGTTCCTTTATTAGTTTATGAGTTCATTCCTAATGGAACACTCTTCCAACATTTACATGACCCTAATGAAGAGTTTCCAATTACATGGGAAATGCGTCTACGGATTGCTGCAGAAGTTGCAGGTGCTCTGTCTTATTTGCATTCAGCAGCTTCCATGCCTATTTACCATCGAGATATCAAGTCTTCAAACATTCTCTTGGACATCAAATATAGAGCAAAAGTTTCTGATTTTGGCACCTCAAAATCAATTGCAATTGATCAAACACATGTGACCACTCGAGTACAAGGGACTTTTGGATATTTGGATCCTGAATACTTTCAATCAAGTCAATTCACAGAAAAGAGCGATGTTTATAGCTTTGGAGTAGTTCTTGTTGAGCTTTTAACTGGACAAAAGCCGATTTCTTGGATGCGATCTGTTGAAGAGAGAAGTTTAGTAACATATTTCTTACTGTCAATGGAGCAAAATCGTTTGTTTGAAATTCTTGATGCTCGAGTTCTTAAAGAAGGAGGGAAGGAAGAGATTATAGCAGTTGCTAAACTAGCAAAAAGGTGCTTGAACTTGAATGGAAAGAAGAGGCCTACAATGAAAGCAATTGTAATGGAATTGGAAGGAATTAGAGCATCACATGGAACTTGTTCAATCACTGAACATGATGATGAGTATGAAGAGATTGATTTTTCTCAGGGTGATTACACTGCTCAATGGGATGTGGCTTCTTCTTCAACAGTGTCACTTGGAAATAGTAGTGCACCTGTGACGTCAGATGGGCAACCTTTACTTTCTAGTTCCTGA